From a single Cyclobacterium marinum DSM 745 genomic region:
- a CDS encoding iron-containing alcohol dehydrogenase — protein MDILQKYNFSFPTAIRFGVGVISELPDYLKQNQLNRPLLVTDPIVKELDFFKKIVGQLSQSGLSVEVFSDVHKNPVKTDVLKGKASYQSTDRDVIVGIGGGVALDVARAIALSINHHRDLFDYDDLIGGDKYVTEPIPHFVTVPTTSGTGSEVGRSAIISEDESKKKRILFAPTLMAKIVFADPELTMDLPAFVTAATGMDALTHNIEAYLSKNWNPMCSGIALEGIKLIGESIENATLKPDLEARSKMLMASMMGAIAFQKGLGIVHSLAHPLSSLLDTHHGLANAINLPYGLEFNYEGFEDRYEQMGLMVGLKQGDGKKIIQYISGLNETLGLPSKLSAIGVNEDHIDTLASLAIADFCHPNNPKPVTELDFRTIYKGAL, from the coding sequence ATGGATATTCTTCAAAAATATAATTTTAGTTTTCCTACGGCCATAAGATTTGGTGTAGGTGTTATCAGTGAATTACCTGATTATTTAAAACAAAATCAATTGAATCGGCCACTTTTGGTAACTGATCCTATTGTTAAAGAGCTTGATTTTTTTAAAAAAATAGTAGGGCAATTGAGCCAATCAGGATTGTCTGTAGAGGTTTTTTCTGATGTTCACAAAAACCCTGTAAAGACAGATGTACTCAAAGGTAAGGCATCGTATCAGTCTACTGACAGAGATGTTATCGTAGGCATTGGAGGTGGAGTGGCTTTAGATGTGGCTAGAGCTATCGCCTTAAGCATAAATCATCATAGAGATCTATTTGATTATGACGACTTAATTGGTGGAGATAAATACGTAACGGAGCCTATTCCACATTTTGTTACTGTACCCACTACATCAGGTACAGGAAGTGAGGTAGGAAGAAGTGCCATTATATCTGAAGACGAAAGTAAAAAGAAAAGAATACTATTTGCTCCCACACTTATGGCAAAGATAGTATTTGCAGATCCCGAACTTACCATGGATTTGCCTGCCTTTGTCACGGCAGCTACGGGTATGGATGCTTTGACACACAATATTGAAGCCTATTTGTCTAAAAATTGGAATCCTATGTGTAGTGGGATAGCCTTAGAAGGTATTAAGCTGATTGGGGAATCCATAGAGAACGCTACATTAAAACCTGATTTGGAAGCTAGAAGCAAAATGCTAATGGCGTCCATGATGGGGGCCATAGCTTTTCAAAAAGGTTTGGGAATTGTTCACAGCTTGGCTCATCCCTTGTCAAGTCTACTAGATACCCATCATGGTTTGGCCAATGCCATTAATTTACCGTATGGGCTTGAATTTAACTATGAAGGATTTGAAGATAGGTATGAGCAAATGGGACTAATGGTAGGCTTAAAACAAGGTGATGGTAAAAAAATTATTCAGTACATAAGTGGTTTAAATGAAACTTTGGGATTGCCTTCAAAACTTTCCGCTATAGGGGTAAATGAAGATCATATTGATACCTTGGCATCGCTTGCAATTGCGGACTTTTGTCATCCTAATAATCCTAAACCGGTTACTGAGCTTGATTTTAGAACCATTTATAAAGGGGCCTTATAA
- a CDS encoding gamma-glutamyl-gamma-aminobutyrate hydrolase family protein: MFKIGISACFMYKEPSRIVFGPKNLAYVECDMFSYVSQKGILPVLIPDLPMQQLEDILAELDGFVFQGGTDLAPETYNETPIVPGKWLGDAYRDAYELRIMEYAVKHNKPVLAICRGFQLMNVFFGGSLYQDIITQNPDAMQHRDAEKYDALVHEIVFEAGKTLDLVYDGIDQPIVNSVHHQGVKTVGKGLEVLAVSKNDGIIEALQNKVGNVLGVQWHPEFSVGKGAPLLDPLKLYEYFIEKVKNQ; this comes from the coding sequence ATGTTTAAAATTGGAATAAGTGCTTGCTTCATGTATAAGGAGCCTTCTAGAATTGTTTTCGGCCCTAAAAATTTGGCTTATGTTGAATGTGATATGTTCAGTTATGTGTCTCAAAAAGGCATACTTCCGGTGTTAATTCCGGACTTGCCCATGCAGCAACTTGAGGATATCTTGGCAGAATTGGACGGGTTTGTTTTCCAAGGAGGAACAGACTTGGCTCCGGAGACTTATAATGAAACTCCCATAGTGCCCGGCAAATGGTTGGGTGATGCTTACAGAGATGCCTACGAACTTAGAATCATGGAATATGCTGTAAAGCATAACAAACCTGTATTGGCAATCTGTAGGGGATTTCAATTGATGAATGTATTTTTTGGAGGAAGCCTATATCAAGATATCATTACACAAAATCCTGATGCTATGCAGCACAGAGATGCGGAAAAATACGATGCTTTGGTTCATGAGATCGTTTTTGAAGCAGGTAAAACTTTGGATTTGGTATATGATGGAATTGATCAGCCAATAGTAAATTCTGTTCATCATCAGGGTGTTAAGACCGTAGGGAAAGGTTTAGAGGTATTGGCCGTTAGTAAAAATGATGGGATCATAGAAGCTCTGCAAAATAAAGTTGGAAATGTCCTAGGAGTGCAGTGGCATCCCGAGTTTTCTGTAGGCAAAGGAGCTCCCTTGCTTGACCCGTTAAAACTGTATGAATATTTTATAGAAAAAGTTAAAAATCAATAG
- a CDS encoding aldehyde dehydrogenase family protein — MDIINPATEEVLKTLKEDTAAEVSSKIASLKEGQVFWARVPIEERIAIIKKYGDLVMDNLEELAFILTSETGKPIQQAKNEIKGAQNRITHIQKDAVKYLKKEVITAEGDTREEISFEPLGVIANISAWNFPYNVGYNVFLYALLAGNAVAYKPSEYATLTGLKFQELLWEAGIPKNVFECFLGDAEVGELLLEADLDGYFFTGSYKTGKYIAQKVASKLVPVQLELGGKDPLYVMDDVADVKQAAINAAEGAFYNNGQSCCAVERIYVHEAIYDEFVDAFVNEVSSYKIGDPMAEDTFIGALTRKDQLNFIQSQIAEAKEKGARLLIGGKEWGEKGYYLEPAVLTEVNHSMDLMKEESFGPVIGIQKVINDEEALNLMKDTSFGLTAAVFSGDESRAKQLLEGLPTGTVYVNCCDRVSPNLPWTGRKNSGLGVTLSYMGIRAFTQPKAYQLRG, encoded by the coding sequence ATGGATATAATCAACCCTGCTACCGAAGAAGTTTTAAAGACTTTAAAAGAAGATACTGCCGCTGAAGTTAGTAGTAAAATTGCTTCTTTAAAAGAAGGGCAAGTTTTTTGGGCACGTGTGCCTATAGAAGAGAGAATTGCCATAATAAAAAAGTACGGTGATTTAGTAATGGACAATTTGGAGGAATTGGCATTTATTTTAACCTCTGAAACAGGTAAACCCATTCAGCAAGCTAAAAATGAAATTAAGGGCGCGCAGAATAGAATAACGCATATCCAGAAAGATGCTGTCAAATACCTTAAGAAAGAAGTCATCACTGCAGAAGGAGATACGCGAGAAGAAATTTCTTTTGAGCCTTTGGGTGTGATTGCCAATATTTCTGCCTGGAATTTCCCATACAATGTTGGATACAATGTGTTTTTATATGCTTTGTTAGCAGGTAATGCGGTGGCCTATAAGCCATCAGAATATGCAACCCTTACAGGTCTAAAATTTCAAGAATTGCTTTGGGAAGCCGGAATTCCTAAGAATGTTTTTGAATGCTTTTTAGGGGACGCTGAAGTAGGGGAGTTATTGCTAGAGGCAGACCTAGATGGCTACTTTTTTACCGGGTCCTATAAAACCGGAAAGTACATTGCCCAAAAAGTGGCCTCAAAACTTGTTCCAGTTCAACTGGAACTGGGAGGAAAAGATCCTTTGTATGTAATGGATGATGTGGCAGATGTGAAACAAGCTGCCATCAATGCAGCAGAAGGAGCCTTTTATAATAATGGTCAAAGTTGCTGTGCAGTGGAAAGAATTTATGTTCATGAAGCTATTTATGATGAGTTTGTAGATGCATTCGTCAATGAGGTTTCTTCTTATAAAATCGGTGATCCTATGGCTGAAGATACTTTTATAGGAGCCCTCACTAGGAAAGATCAGTTGAATTTTATCCAATCTCAAATAGCTGAAGCCAAAGAAAAAGGTGCGAGGTTACTTATTGGAGGGAAAGAATGGGGAGAAAAAGGCTATTACCTGGAACCGGCAGTACTGACCGAAGTTAATCACAGTATGGACCTTATGAAGGAAGAGTCGTTTGGGCCTGTTATAGGCATTCAAAAAGTAATAAATGACGAAGAAGCCTTGAATTTGATGAAAGATACCTCCTTTGGACTTACAGCAGCAGTATTCTCAGGTGATGAATCACGGGCCAAGCAGTTGTTAGAAGGTTTGCCCACGGGAACTGTTTATGTCAACTGTTGTGATAGGGTTAGCCCAAATCTTCCATGGACAGGAAGAAAAAATTCAGGTCTTGGAGTGACTTTATCTTATATGGGAATTAGGGCTTTTACCCAGCCTAAAGCTTACCAATTGAGAGGTTAG
- a CDS encoding phosphocholine-specific phospholipase C gives MNENRRDFLKKAALFSGGMGLWGVLPASIEKAMAINPEPGTTFLDAEHVVLLMQENRSFDHCFGKLKGVRGYNDPRTISLPNKDKVWIQRDKNGNAFTPFRFNINETKATWMSDIPHSWENQVDARNNGKYDGWIEAKRPGRKEYQHVPMTMGYYERQDIPFYYAFADAFTVCDQHFCGALTGTTTNRNYHWAGKTVGNVGEKPLVRNGEHTYGKEVDWKTFPDRLQDNGISWKVYQNEVSLPTMLKGDDSSWLANFTDNNLEWFKQFEVRYTPGHYEFLKHKQKNLPIEIAKLEASLQDAVETDKEDIKKEIASKKEALIFVNESIEKFGPEAFDKLSPKEKEMHQRAFTTNIADPDYHKTEILEYEEDGEKRATKIPKGDIFHEFRKDVNSGNLPTVSYLVAPKNFSDHPSAPWYGAWYVSEALEILTKNPEVWKKTIFILNYDENDGYFDHVPPFVPPKPNDPNAGKVSKGVDARTEFVFKEQEENYPGMDPEDVRESPVGLGYRVPLIVASPWSRGGWVNSEVCDISSTILFMEKFLSHKTGKKIREENISSWRRTISGDLTSVFRPFNGEKIELPNFLTMESHVKKILNASYKDIPDNFKILTESEVSQVNNSHLQSPILPKQEPGTKPSNALAYELYVDGEINPSRKAIVLNLEASNKKFGDKALGAPFLIYAPGAFKNPTTNAFETASNWSFAVKPGDKLDYEWPLDAFEGGLYHLQVYGPNGYYREFKGNKNDPQLSLVSSYTADGGDNKTGIYKLDIENLSNTMLSIKVTDNAYQHGKKTIDLKPGEKKPVRVPTVKSQGWYDFTLIADGNDAFSRRYCGRLELGKDSISDPLMGGEMSINLS, from the coding sequence ATGAATGAGAACAGAAGAGATTTTCTAAAAAAAGCAGCGCTTTTTTCCGGTGGAATGGGTTTATGGGGAGTTTTACCTGCTTCCATAGAAAAAGCCATGGCCATTAATCCGGAACCGGGCACTACATTTCTTGATGCAGAGCATGTAGTTTTATTGATGCAAGAAAATCGCTCCTTTGACCATTGTTTTGGTAAACTAAAAGGAGTTCGTGGATACAATGACCCAAGAACCATTTCATTGCCCAACAAAGACAAAGTTTGGATCCAACGTGACAAGAACGGAAATGCTTTTACCCCTTTTAGGTTTAATATAAATGAGACCAAAGCGACATGGATGAGTGATATTCCCCATTCATGGGAAAATCAAGTAGACGCCCGAAATAACGGAAAGTATGACGGTTGGATTGAGGCCAAAAGACCTGGAAGAAAAGAATACCAACATGTTCCCATGACCATGGGCTATTATGAAAGGCAGGATATCCCCTTTTACTATGCCTTTGCAGATGCATTTACCGTTTGTGACCAGCATTTTTGTGGAGCACTTACCGGAACTACCACCAACCGAAATTATCACTGGGCAGGGAAAACTGTTGGGAATGTTGGTGAAAAACCTTTGGTTAGGAATGGGGAGCATACTTATGGTAAGGAAGTTGACTGGAAAACATTTCCTGATCGGCTACAAGACAATGGTATTTCGTGGAAGGTTTACCAAAATGAGGTAAGCTTACCAACCATGTTGAAGGGAGATGACAGTTCTTGGCTTGCAAACTTTACGGACAATAACCTAGAATGGTTCAAGCAATTTGAAGTTCGCTATACTCCGGGCCATTATGAATTTTTAAAGCACAAACAGAAAAACCTTCCTATAGAGATTGCAAAGTTAGAGGCTTCACTTCAGGATGCAGTTGAAACAGATAAAGAGGATATTAAAAAAGAAATTGCCTCCAAAAAAGAAGCTCTTATCTTCGTCAATGAATCCATAGAGAAATTTGGACCTGAAGCATTTGATAAGCTTTCACCAAAGGAGAAGGAAATGCATCAGCGTGCTTTCACTACCAATATCGCTGATCCCGACTATCACAAGACCGAGATTTTGGAATATGAAGAAGACGGTGAAAAAAGAGCAACCAAAATACCCAAAGGGGATATTTTTCATGAATTCAGAAAGGATGTAAACTCCGGAAATCTTCCTACCGTTTCGTATTTAGTTGCACCCAAAAACTTCTCTGATCACCCTAGTGCACCTTGGTACGGGGCTTGGTATGTTTCAGAAGCTTTGGAGATTCTGACAAAAAATCCTGAGGTTTGGAAGAAAACAATTTTCATTCTGAATTATGATGAAAATGACGGATACTTTGATCATGTTCCTCCTTTCGTTCCACCAAAACCGAATGATCCCAATGCAGGTAAGGTTTCCAAAGGAGTAGATGCGAGAACGGAATTTGTATTCAAAGAACAAGAGGAAAATTATCCGGGAATGGATCCGGAAGATGTTCGTGAAAGTCCGGTTGGTTTGGGATATAGAGTGCCTTTAATTGTGGCATCGCCATGGAGTAGAGGGGGATGGGTCAACTCGGAAGTCTGTGATATTTCTTCTACCATTTTGTTTATGGAGAAATTTTTATCCCACAAAACCGGGAAAAAAATAAGAGAGGAAAATATCAGTTCTTGGAGGAGGACGATAAGTGGGGATCTAACCTCAGTATTCAGGCCTTTCAACGGAGAAAAGATTGAACTTCCCAATTTCCTAACCATGGAAAGCCATGTGAAGAAAATTCTTAATGCAAGTTATAAAGACATTCCTGACAATTTTAAAATTTTAACTGAAAGTGAAGTGAGTCAGGTTAATAACAGTCATTTACAGTCTCCTATTCTCCCAAAACAAGAACCTGGCACGAAACCCTCTAATGCACTTGCTTATGAATTGTATGTAGATGGGGAGATTAATCCCTCCAGGAAAGCTATCGTTCTAAATTTAGAGGCTTCAAATAAGAAATTTGGAGACAAAGCGCTAGGAGCGCCGTTTCTAATCTATGCTCCAGGTGCATTTAAGAACCCTACAACCAATGCATTTGAAACAGCTTCGAATTGGTCATTTGCAGTCAAACCCGGAGATAAACTGGATTATGAATGGCCTTTGGATGCTTTCGAAGGTGGGTTGTATCATTTGCAGGTATATGGTCCAAATGGGTATTATAGAGAGTTTAAGGGTAATAAAAATGATCCCCAATTGTCTTTGGTATCTTCTTATACTGCGGATGGGGGTGATAATAAGACCGGTATATATAAGCTAGATATTGAAAACCTTTCTAATACAATGTTATCAATCAAGGTGACAGACAATGCCTATCAGCACGGTAAAAAAACCATTGATTTAAAGCCCGGAGAAAAAAAGCCAGTTCGTGTGCCAACCGTAAAAAGTCAAGGTTGGTATGATTTTACTCTGATTGCAGATGGAAATGATGCATTCAGTCGCCGGTACTGTGGACGCCTAGAGTTAGGTAAGGACAGTATTTCCGATCCACTGATGGGTGGAGAGATGTCCATTAATCTGAGTTAG